A single Leguminivora glycinivorella isolate SPB_JAAS2020 chromosome 25, LegGlyc_1.1, whole genome shotgun sequence DNA region contains:
- the LOC125239390 gene encoding uncharacterized protein LOC125239390, whose protein sequence is MHTATIPPSTDALGTPSALDSEDRTRNPAHRKDSALDGTLDGTLDGRQGEAEARSDVKHTVLESVKKLLGSQLAAIKNGEIGDDDTPKKRPSKVKSKLHLISNQKHKTSRKDEIAEDGSSDEDLGKPEIIKVLTDESNQDLGDEALREAVDELLEENGNEIILAENTLDLENIQTNNNEEKLGKVAKSIIRNDKKDRKGNDIDQRKNIVILEPLRKLNRNDDEDDVVLNAKYKSIFKDSDESLSLEVLEEANDRESISENPETKQLSNMFLRRRSRFPKQKTYIAKKSKNVDNLKASDRSKVDRVRPLNVDEKMLKPETLGSRRGNNGKTNTFIDLDGFDFKKKPFQINLRQSENYEDLVDSSEESNEDIFGDLLYPSTKEVIENMNKNNNRNLKPIYQKGKPAQVGKPRNNYWPINQDRLVNDYDGKYKTYAQKETPLKLIKLSKKVQKPTVRYVSPTSEENSNSYEESKDTTDVDANIFDEDGRVTKFNVKNEFQVQDSLVNNKRTGKLRSDDKKENKRIVNALSRDGEYINERSKPSDESSRAKTRQTIRITKDKVRCSENDDESDESKILRDLMQNKELKKSFTFSLNFTTQ, encoded by the exons ATGCACACCGCGACCATTCCCCCCAGCACCGACGCGCTGGGCACTCCGTCCGCGCTCGACAGCGAGGATCGAACCAGGAACCCCGCGCACAGGAAGGACAGCGCGCTGGACGGCACGCTGGATGGCACGCTGGATGGCAGGCAGGGTGAGGCGGAGGCGAGGTCCGACGTGAAGCATACCGTGCTCGAGAGCGTCAAGAAGCTGCTGGGCTCTCAGCTTGCGGCGATTAAAAACGGAGAAATTGGAGACGATG ATACTCCAAAAAAACGACCCTCAAAAGTGAAAAGCAAGTTGCAtctgatttccaatcaaaaaCATAAGACGAGTCGAAAAGATGAGATTGCAGAGGACGGCAGTTCAGATGAAGATTTAGGAAAACCCGAAATTATCAAAGTGTTGACTGACGAATCTAATCAag ATCTCGGTGATGAGGCACTAAGGGAAGCCGTCGATGAGCTGTTAGaagaaaacggcaacgaaataATATTAGCTGAAAATACACTGGATCTAGAAAACATACAGACTAATAATAATGAAGAAAAGCTTGGCAAAGTTGCGAAAAGTATCATAAGAAACGATAAAAAAGATAGAAAAGGCAATGATATTGACCAAAGAAAAAACATAGTGATCTTAGAACCTTTAAGAAAACTGAATAgaaatgatgatgaagatgatgttGTCTTAAATGCAAAATATAAATCTATATTCAAAGATAGCGATGAGTCTTTAAGCTTAGAAGTCTTGGAAGAAGCCAACGACCGTGAAAGTATTAGTGAAAACCCGGAAACCAAGCAACTAAGTAATATGTTTTTACGTAGACGAAGCAGATTTCCTAAACAGAAGACATACAtcgcaaaaaaatcaaaaaatgttGATAATTTAAAAGCTAGTGACCGCAGCAAAGTTGATAGAGTAAGGCCCCTCAATGTTGATGAAAAAATGCTCAAACCTGAAACACTAGGTAGTCGACGAGGAAATAACGGTAAAACTAACACATTCATAGACTTAGATGGCTTTGACTTTAAAAAGAAACCGTTTCAAATCAACCTGCGGCAAAGTGAAAATTACGAAGACCTAGTCGATTCTAGTGAAGAATCTAACGAAGACATTTTTGGTGACTTACTATATCCATCAACAAAAGAGGTCatcgaaaatatgaataaaaataataaccgaAATCTCAAACCAATCTATCAAAAAGGAAAACCGGCACAAGTTGGTAAACCTCGCAACAATTATTGGCCTATAAACCAAGACAGACTTGTAAATGATTATGATGGTAAATATAAAACATACGCTCAAAAAGAAACGCCTTTAAAGTTAATAAAACTGAGCAAAAAAGTTCAGAAACCAACAGTCAGGTATGTTTCTCCTACATCAGAAGAAAATAGTAACAGCTATGAAGAATCCAAAGATACTACAGATGTTGATGCTAATATTTTTGACGAAGATGGAAGAGTTACAAAATTTAACGTAAAAAATGAGTTTCAGGTGCAAGATTCTCTTGTAAATAATAAGAGAACAGGAAAGCTACGATCTGATGACAAAAAGGAAAATAAACGTATTGTAAATGCTTTATCAAGGGACGGGGAATACATAAATGAAAGAAGTAAGCCTTCAGATGAGAGTAGTCGGGCAAAAACAAGGCAGACCATTAGGATCACTAAAGATAAAGTTCGATGTAGCGAGAATGATGATGAAAGCGATGAAAGTAAAATTTTGCGAGATCTTATGCAAAATAAGGAACTCAAAAAATCTTTTACGTTTTCACTAAATTTCACAACtcaataa